Proteins from a single region of Polypterus senegalus isolate Bchr_013 unplaced genomic scaffold, ASM1683550v1 scaffold_4088, whole genome shotgun sequence:
- the LOC120520901 gene encoding TRPM8 channel-associated factor 2-like — protein MPTSYNLLENITHLDLNFNADPGELVVKSTKAIPILKDQTGAVLMAATEYGKGRMVVFGHEQYLMAPQLHTLVSNCVRWMKSNPDAVVGLPKFYEGVASILTAAGHKVKISDKFDNSMGVFFVNGQEQISQLPELTEFIKGGGGVMIGAQAWCWCSENPGKDPLAHFPANKLTGLADIYFGPNKRPRGYYTIHTTTSEAPEKVIKTTQHMPTSYNLLENITHLDLNFNADPGELVVKSTKAIPILKDQTGAVLMAATEYGKGRMVVFGHEQYLMAPQLHTLVSNCVRWMKSNPDAVVGLPKFYEGVASILTAAGHKVKISDKFDSSMGVFFVNGQEQIAQLPELTEFIKGGGGVMIGAQAWCWCSENPGKDPLAHFPANKLTGLADIYFGPNKRPRGYYTIHTTTSEAPEKVIKTTQHMPTSYNLLENITHLDLNFNADPGELVVKSTKA, from the exons ATGCCTACAAGCTACAATCTGTTGGAGAACATCACTCATTTGGATTTGAACTTTAACGCAGACCCCGGAGAATTGGTTGTGAAGTCGACTAAGGCAATTCCTATCCTGAAAGACCAGACAGGAGCAGTATTGATGGCTGCCACAGAGTATGGCAAGGGTCGAATGGTAGTTTTTGGCCACGAGCAATACCTAATGGCACCTCAGCTTCACACGCTTGTAAGTAACTGTGTGAGATGGATGAAATCGAATCCAGATGCTGTCGTGGGTCTTCCAAAATTCTATGAGGGTGTTGCAAGCATTCTCACTGCCGCTGGCCACAAGGTGAAAATATCAGACAAGTTTGATAACAGCATGGGAGTGTTCTTTGTTAATGGACAGGAACAAATCTCACAGCTCCCGGAACTTACTGAATTTATCAAGGGAGGTGGGGGAGTCATGATTGGAGCCCAGGCTTGGTGCTGGTGCAGTGAAAACCCAGGCAAAGATCCCTTGGCTCACTTTCCTGCAAACAAACTCACAGGATTAGCAGATATCTATTTTGGACCAAATAAAAGACCCCGGGGATATTATACAATTCATACAACAACATCTGAGGC GCCAGAAAAGGTTATAAAAACAACCCAGCACATGCCTACAAGCTACAATCTGTTGGAGAACATCACTCATTTGGATTTGAACTTTAACGCAGACCCCGGAGAATTGGTTGTGAAGTCGACTAAGGCAATTCCTATCCTGAAAGACCAGACAGGAGCAGTATTGATGGCTGCCACAGAGTATGGCAAGGGTCGAATGGTAGTTTTTGGCCACGAGCAATACCTAATGGCACCTCAGCTTCACACGCTTGTAAGTAACTGTGTGAGATGGATGAAATCGAATCCAGATGCTGTCGTGGGTCTTCCAAAATTCTATGAGGGTGTTGCAAGCATTCTCACTGCCGCTGGCCACAAGGTGAAAATATCAGACAAGTTTGATAGCAGCATGGGAGTGTTCTTTGTTAATGGTCAGGAACAAATCGCACAGCTCCCGGAACTTACTGAATTTATCAAGGGAGGTGGGGGAGTCATGATTGGAGCCCAGGCTTGGTGCTGGTGCAGTGAAAACCCAGGCAAAGATCCCTTGGCTCACTTTCCTGCAAACAAACTCACAGGATTAGCAGATATCTATTTTGGACCAAATAAAAGACCCCGGGGATATTATACAATTCATACAACAACATCTGAGGC GCCAGAAAAGGTTATAAAAACAACCCAGCACATGCCTACAAGCTACAATCTGTTGGAGAACATCACTCATTTGGATTTGAACTTTAACGCAGACCCCGGAGAATTGGTTGTGAAGTCGACTAAGGCA